In Burkholderia contaminans, the following proteins share a genomic window:
- a CDS encoding CYTH domain-containing protein, translating into MAIEKEIKLALPAGQADAARRFFETLTGEPGRDITLANVYYDTPDLALARSKSAVRVRRAPQGWLQTFKTVGSAEGGLHRRHEWELPVAGDALEIDALVAACDVPEAAAALNDAAGKLSALFRTDFSRTLWRIAIGGATVEAAVDLGEIVVQAEHDTRREPISEIELELIDGPEAALATLAAELQQALPGLVPENISKAQRGYRLRAQ; encoded by the coding sequence ATGGCGATCGAAAAGGAAATCAAGCTCGCGCTGCCTGCCGGCCAGGCCGACGCCGCACGACGCTTCTTCGAGACGCTGACCGGCGAACCCGGTCGCGACATCACGCTCGCGAACGTCTATTACGACACGCCCGATCTCGCGCTCGCCCGCTCGAAAAGCGCGGTGCGCGTGCGCCGCGCGCCGCAAGGCTGGCTGCAGACGTTCAAGACGGTCGGCAGCGCGGAAGGCGGCCTGCATCGGCGCCACGAATGGGAGCTGCCGGTCGCCGGCGACGCGCTCGAGATCGATGCGCTCGTCGCGGCCTGCGACGTGCCGGAAGCCGCCGCCGCACTGAATGACGCGGCCGGCAAGCTGTCGGCGCTGTTCCGCACGGATTTTTCGCGTACGCTGTGGCGCATCGCAATCGGCGGCGCAACGGTCGAAGCCGCGGTGGACCTCGGCGAGATCGTCGTCCAGGCGGAACACGACACGCGCCGAGAACCGATCAGCGAAATCGAACTCGAACTGATCGACGGCCCGGAGGCGGCGCTTGCAACGCTCGCCGCCGAATTGCAGCAAGCGCTGCCGGGCCTCGTTCCCGAAAACATCAGCAAGGCGCAGCGCGGCTACCGGCTGCGCGCGCAATAA
- the trpC gene encoding indole-3-glycerol phosphate synthase TrpC: MSDILDRIIAVKREEVAAAMRSAPLEALKLEASARDLRDFVGALRAKHAAGRAAVIAEIKKASPSKGVLREHFVPADIARSYAAHGAACLSVLTDEQFFQGSVRYLEEARAACTLPVLRKDFIVDAYQIIEARAMGADAILLIAAALDTPLMQDLEAYAHSLGLAVLVEVHDRNEMEQALTLKTPLLGINNRNLRTFETSIQTTLDMLDMIPADRIVVTESGILSRTDVDTMRAANVNTFLVGEAFMRADQPGEELARMFF, translated from the coding sequence ATGAGCGACATTCTCGACCGAATCATCGCCGTCAAGCGCGAAGAAGTCGCGGCGGCCATGCGCAGCGCACCGCTCGAGGCACTGAAACTGGAAGCGTCCGCGCGCGACCTGCGCGACTTCGTCGGCGCATTGCGTGCGAAGCACGCGGCCGGCCGCGCAGCCGTGATTGCCGAAATCAAGAAGGCCAGCCCGTCGAAGGGCGTGCTGCGCGAGCATTTCGTGCCGGCCGATATCGCGCGCTCGTATGCGGCGCACGGCGCCGCGTGCCTGTCGGTGCTGACCGACGAGCAGTTCTTCCAGGGCAGCGTCCGCTATCTCGAGGAAGCGCGCGCGGCCTGCACGCTGCCGGTGCTGCGCAAGGACTTCATCGTCGACGCGTACCAGATCATCGAAGCGCGCGCGATGGGCGCCGACGCGATCCTGCTGATCGCGGCCGCGCTCGACACGCCGCTGATGCAGGATCTCGAAGCGTATGCGCACTCGCTCGGCCTCGCGGTGCTGGTCGAAGTACACGACCGCAACGAGATGGAGCAGGCGCTGACGCTCAAGACACCCCTGCTCGGCATCAACAACCGCAACCTGCGCACGTTCGAGACGTCGATCCAGACCACGCTCGACATGCTCGACATGATTCCGGCGGACCGCATCGTCGTGACCGAATCGGGCATCCTGTCGCGCACCGACGTCGACACGATGCGTGCGGCGAACGTGAACACGTTCCTCGTCGGCGAAGCGTTCATGCGTGCCGACCAGCCCGGCGAAGAGCTCGCACGGATGTTCTTCTGA
- the trpD gene encoding anthranilate phosphoribosyltransferase, whose amino-acid sequence MTITPQEALQRTIEHREIFHDEMLHLMRLIMRGDMSPVMAAAIITGLRVKKETIGEIAAAATVMREFANHVEVQDNSNFVDIVGTGGDGSHTFNISTASMFVTAAAGAKVAKHGNRGVSSKSGSADVLEALGVNIDLQSEQVAASIAETGMGFMFAPNHHPAMKNIAAVRRELGVRTIFNILGPLTNPAGAPNQLMGVFHPDLVGIQVRVMQRLGAQHVLVVYGKDGMDEVSLGAATLVGELRDGKVHEYEIHPEDFGLQMVSNRTLKVENADESRTMLLGALDNQPGVAREIVTLNAGTALYAANVAESIADGIQLAREAIASGKARAKVDELVRFTQQFKR is encoded by the coding sequence ATGACGATTACCCCGCAGGAAGCGCTGCAGCGCACGATCGAGCACCGCGAAATCTTCCACGACGAGATGCTGCACCTGATGCGGCTCATCATGCGCGGCGACATGTCGCCCGTGATGGCGGCCGCGATCATCACCGGGCTGCGCGTGAAGAAGGAAACGATCGGCGAGATCGCCGCCGCCGCGACCGTGATGCGCGAATTCGCGAACCACGTCGAAGTGCAGGACAACTCGAACTTCGTCGACATCGTCGGCACCGGCGGCGACGGCTCGCACACGTTCAACATCTCGACCGCGTCGATGTTCGTCACGGCCGCGGCCGGCGCGAAAGTCGCGAAGCACGGCAACCGCGGCGTATCGAGCAAGTCCGGCAGCGCCGACGTGCTCGAGGCGCTCGGCGTGAACATCGACCTGCAGTCCGAGCAGGTTGCCGCGTCGATCGCCGAAACGGGCATGGGCTTCATGTTCGCGCCGAACCATCACCCGGCGATGAAGAACATCGCAGCCGTGCGCCGCGAGCTCGGCGTGCGCACGATCTTCAACATCCTCGGCCCGCTGACCAACCCGGCCGGCGCGCCGAACCAGCTGATGGGCGTGTTCCACCCCGACCTCGTCGGCATCCAGGTGCGCGTGATGCAGCGTCTGGGCGCGCAGCACGTGCTCGTCGTGTACGGCAAGGACGGGATGGACGAGGTATCGCTCGGCGCGGCGACGCTCGTCGGCGAACTGCGCGACGGCAAGGTGCACGAATACGAGATCCATCCGGAAGACTTCGGCCTGCAGATGGTGTCGAACCGCACGCTGAAGGTGGAAAATGCCGACGAATCGCGCACGATGCTGCTCGGCGCGCTGGACAACCAGCCGGGCGTCGCGCGCGAGATCGTCACGCTGAACGCGGGCACCGCGCTCTATGCAGCGAACGTCGCCGAATCGATCGCGGACGGCATCCAGCTGGCCCGCGAGGCGATCGCGAGCGGCAAGGCTCGCGCCAAAGTCGACGAACTCGTGCGCTTCACGCAGCAGTTCAAGCGCTGA
- a CDS encoding aminodeoxychorismate/anthranilate synthase component II: protein MLLMIDNYDSFTYNLVQYFGELGEDVRTYRNDEITLDEITSLNPDAICLSPGPSNPQHAGITLDVLKEFAGKKPILGVCLGHQAIGEAFGGRVVRAKTIMHGKVSKIETDCRGVFADLPKHFDVTRYHSLAIERESLPDCLEVSAWTDDGEIMGVRHKTLPIEGVQFHPESILSEHGHALLENFLKQARAAAAQAA from the coding sequence ATGCTGCTCATGATCGACAACTACGACTCGTTTACCTACAACCTGGTCCAGTACTTCGGCGAACTCGGCGAGGACGTGCGCACCTACCGCAACGACGAAATCACGCTCGACGAAATCACGAGCCTGAACCCCGACGCGATCTGCCTGTCGCCCGGCCCGAGCAACCCGCAGCACGCGGGCATCACGCTCGACGTGCTGAAGGAATTCGCGGGCAAGAAGCCGATCCTCGGCGTGTGCCTCGGCCATCAGGCGATCGGCGAGGCCTTCGGCGGCCGTGTCGTGCGCGCGAAGACCATCATGCACGGCAAGGTGAGCAAGATCGAAACCGACTGCCGCGGCGTATTCGCCGACCTGCCGAAGCACTTCGACGTCACGCGCTATCACTCGCTCGCGATCGAGCGCGAATCGCTGCCCGACTGCCTCGAAGTGTCCGCCTGGACCGACGACGGCGAAATCATGGGCGTGCGCCACAAGACGCTGCCGATCGAGGGCGTGCAGTTCCACCCGGAATCGATCCTGTCCGAGCATGGCCACGCGCTGCTCGAGAATTTCCTGAAACAGGCACGCGCCGCGGCCGCGCAAGCCGCCTGA
- the trpE gene encoding anthranilate synthase component I, whose amino-acid sequence MTELEFQSLANEGYNRIPLIAEALADLETPLSLYLKLAQPERSGANSFLLESVVGGERFGRYSFIGLPARTLVRTRNGVSEVVRDGQVVETHDGDPFQFIESFQARFKVAQRPGLPRFCGGLAGYFGYDAVRYIEKKLANTAPRDDLGLPDIQLLLTEEVAVIDNLAGKLYLIIYADPSQAEAYTKAKQRLRELKQRLRTTVQPPVTSASVRTETFREFKKDDYLAAVRQAKEYIAAGELMQIQVGQRLTKPYRDNPLSLYRALRSLNPSPYMYYYNFGDFHVVGASPEILVRQEKRGEDQIVTIRPLAGTRPRGNTPERDAELATELLNDPKEIAEHVMLIDLARNDVGRIAEIGSVHVTDQMVIEKYSHVQHIVSSVEGKLKPGMTNYDVLRATFPAGTLSGAPKVRAMELIDELEPVKRGLYGGAVGYLSFSGEMDLAIAIRTGLIHNGNLYVQAAAGVVADSVPESEWQETENKARAVLRAAEQVQDGLDSDF is encoded by the coding sequence ATGACCGAACTCGAATTTCAATCGCTCGCGAACGAAGGCTACAACCGCATCCCGCTGATCGCGGAAGCCCTCGCCGATCTCGAAACGCCGCTGTCCCTCTACCTGAAGCTGGCCCAGCCCGAACGCTCGGGCGCCAACTCGTTCCTGCTCGAATCGGTGGTGGGCGGTGAACGCTTCGGCCGCTATTCGTTCATCGGCCTGCCCGCCCGTACGCTCGTACGGACCCGCAACGGCGTGTCGGAAGTCGTGCGCGACGGCCAGGTCGTCGAGACACATGACGGCGACCCGTTCCAGTTCATCGAATCGTTCCAGGCGCGCTTCAAGGTGGCGCAACGCCCGGGCCTGCCGCGTTTCTGCGGCGGTCTCGCCGGCTATTTCGGCTACGACGCGGTGCGCTACATCGAAAAGAAGCTCGCGAATACCGCGCCGCGCGACGACCTCGGCCTGCCCGACATCCAGTTGCTGCTGACCGAGGAAGTCGCGGTGATCGACAACCTCGCCGGCAAGCTGTACCTGATCATCTACGCGGACCCGAGCCAGGCCGAAGCCTATACGAAGGCGAAACAGCGCCTGCGCGAACTGAAGCAGCGCCTGCGCACGACCGTGCAGCCGCCCGTCACGTCGGCGAGCGTGCGCACCGAGACGTTCCGCGAGTTCAAGAAGGACGACTATCTGGCCGCCGTGCGCCAGGCGAAGGAATACATCGCTGCCGGCGAACTGATGCAGATCCAGGTCGGCCAGCGTCTGACGAAGCCGTACCGCGACAATCCGCTGTCGCTGTATCGCGCGCTGCGTTCGCTGAACCCGTCGCCGTACATGTACTACTACAACTTCGGCGATTTCCACGTGGTCGGCGCATCGCCGGAAATCCTCGTGCGCCAGGAAAAGCGCGGCGAGGACCAGATCGTCACGATTCGCCCGCTCGCAGGCACGCGACCGCGCGGCAACACGCCCGAGCGCGACGCGGAACTCGCGACCGAGCTGCTCAACGATCCGAAGGAGATCGCCGAGCACGTGATGCTGATCGACCTCGCGCGCAACGACGTCGGCCGCATCGCGGAAATCGGCTCGGTGCACGTAACGGACCAGATGGTCATCGAGAAATACTCGCACGTGCAGCACATCGTCAGCTCGGTCGAAGGCAAGCTGAAGCCCGGCATGACGAACTACGACGTGCTGCGCGCGACGTTCCCGGCCGGCACGCTGTCCGGCGCGCCGAAGGTCCGTGCGATGGAACTGATCGACGAACTGGAGCCGGTCAAGCGCGGGCTGTACGGTGGCGCCGTCGGCTACCTGTCGTTCTCGGGCGAGATGGATCTCGCGATCGCGATCCGCACGGGCCTGATTCACAACGGCAACCTGTATGTGCAAGCGGCGGCCGGTGTCGTCGCGGATTCGGTGCCCGAATCCGAATGGCAAGAGACCGAGAACAAGGCGCGCGCGGTGCTGCGTGCGGCCGAACAGGTCCAGGACGGCCTCGATAGCGACTTCTGA
- a CDS encoding phosphoglycolate phosphatase: MADSSLAGHAPAGAAPEAAPIRFAAPRIDAALIDLDGTMVDTADDFTAGLNGMLAQLGAPATSRDEVIGYVGKGSEHLIQSVLKPRFPADEAHARFDDALAIYQAEYAKINGRHTRLYPDVAAGLDALRAAGIRLACVTNKPHRFAVELLEQYGLADCFGIVLGGDSVARKKPDPLPMLTACNALGVAPDAAVAIGDSENDALAGRAAGMATLTVPYGYNHGKAIQTINSDGIVDSLLVAARAISAHNAGRPTL; this comes from the coding sequence GTGGCCGACTCGTCGCTCGCCGGCCATGCGCCGGCCGGGGCCGCACCGGAAGCAGCCCCGATCCGCTTCGCTGCACCGCGCATCGACGCGGCGCTGATCGATCTCGACGGCACCATGGTCGATACGGCCGACGATTTCACGGCCGGCCTGAACGGGATGCTCGCGCAGCTCGGCGCGCCGGCCACGTCGCGCGACGAGGTGATCGGCTACGTCGGCAAGGGCTCCGAACACCTGATCCAGAGCGTGCTGAAGCCGCGTTTCCCGGCCGACGAAGCGCACGCGCGCTTCGACGACGCGCTGGCGATCTACCAGGCCGAGTACGCGAAGATCAACGGCCGCCACACGCGCCTCTATCCGGACGTGGCCGCCGGTCTCGACGCGCTGCGCGCGGCCGGCATCCGGCTCGCGTGCGTGACGAACAAGCCGCATCGCTTCGCGGTCGAACTGCTCGAGCAGTACGGGCTGGCCGATTGCTTCGGCATCGTGCTCGGCGGCGACAGCGTCGCACGCAAGAAGCCCGATCCGCTGCCGATGCTGACGGCCTGCAACGCGCTCGGTGTCGCACCGGATGCGGCAGTCGCGATCGGCGACTCGGAAAACGATGCGCTGGCAGGCCGCGCGGCCGGGATGGCGACGCTGACGGTGCCGTACGGCTACAACCATGGCAAAGCTATACAAACGATAAATTCGGATGGTATAGTCGATTCGTTGCTGGTCGCAGCTCGCGCGATCTCCGCGCACAACGCCGGCCGGCCAACCCTCTGA
- the rpe gene encoding ribulose-phosphate 3-epimerase, protein MTQFRIAPSILSADFARLGEEVRNVVAAGADWIHFDVMDNHYVPNLTIGPLVCEAIRPHVQVPIDVHLMVRPVDRIVPDFAKAGANLISFHPEGSDHIDRTLSLIRDHGCKAGLVFNPATPLNYLDHVMDRLDFVLLMSVNPGFGGQSFIPETLNKLREARARIDAYTERTGREILLEVDGGVKTDNIAEIAAAGADTFVAGSAIFGKPDYRKVIDEMRAALATVERS, encoded by the coding sequence ATGACCCAATTCCGCATCGCTCCCAGCATCCTGTCGGCCGATTTCGCACGGCTCGGCGAAGAAGTCCGCAACGTGGTCGCCGCCGGCGCCGACTGGATCCACTTCGACGTGATGGACAACCATTACGTGCCGAACCTGACCATCGGCCCGCTCGTGTGCGAAGCGATCCGCCCGCACGTGCAAGTTCCGATCGACGTGCACCTGATGGTGCGCCCGGTCGACCGGATCGTGCCCGATTTTGCGAAGGCCGGTGCAAACCTGATCAGCTTCCACCCGGAAGGCTCCGATCACATCGACCGCACGCTGTCGCTGATCCGCGACCACGGCTGCAAGGCCGGCCTCGTGTTCAACCCGGCCACGCCGCTGAACTACCTCGATCACGTGATGGATCGCCTCGACTTCGTGCTGCTGATGTCGGTCAACCCGGGCTTCGGCGGCCAGTCGTTCATTCCGGAAACGCTCAACAAGCTGCGCGAAGCACGCGCACGCATCGACGCGTACACCGAGCGCACCGGCCGCGAGATCCTGCTCGAAGTCGACGGCGGCGTGAAGACCGACAACATCGCGGAAATCGCCGCAGCCGGTGCCGACACCTTCGTCGCGGGTTCGGCGATCTTCGGCAAGCCGGACTACCGCAAGGTGATCGACGAGATGCGCGCCGCACTCGCGACCGTCGAGCGGAGCTGA
- the apaG gene encoding Co2+/Mg2+ efflux protein ApaG — protein sequence MSQYQFTVSVKTSYLPEQSDPDRRQYAFAYTLAIRNTGQVAAQLIARHWIITDSENHVQEVKGLGVVGHQPLLQPGEHFEYTSWAVIATPVGTMRGAYFCVAEDGERFEAPVDEFALHMPRTLH from the coding sequence ATGAGTCAGTATCAATTCACCGTTTCGGTGAAAACCAGCTACTTGCCGGAACAATCCGACCCCGATCGCCGTCAATACGCATTCGCGTACACGCTGGCGATCCGCAACACGGGACAGGTCGCGGCGCAGCTGATCGCGCGTCACTGGATCATCACGGACAGCGAGAACCACGTGCAGGAAGTGAAGGGGCTCGGCGTCGTCGGGCACCAGCCGCTGCTGCAGCCGGGCGAACACTTCGAGTACACGAGCTGGGCCGTGATCGCGACACCGGTCGGCACGATGCGCGGCGCGTACTTCTGTGTGGCGGAGGACGGCGAGCGCTTCGAGGCGCCGGTCGACGAGTTCGCACTGCACATGCCGCGCACGCTGCATTGA
- a CDS encoding murein transglycosylase A yields the protein MWFGPRVAGWVAAVAAAALLAACGGAPTRTSSLKPPTGSAIVPGQVAAKRLTPVAWQQVPGWQDDSLLGATAALRQNCVRLARQPAWARACAAADRLDELDVSSARTFFETYFTPFQLANTDGTLDGLVTGYYEPLLHGSRVRRGPYQYALYRWPAGYRAGAALPARAQLERAGILNGNELVWVDDPIEAFFLQVQGSGRVLLDDGSVMRVGFGGTNNQPYRSIGKWLLDRGELTPAQATMQGIKAWAKANPNRVDALLDTNPRFVFFRDMPTKEDAPHGGADGPIGALGVPLTPERSIAVDPSSIPLGTPVFLQTTRPLTNTPMNRLVFAQDTGSAIKGGVRADYFWGLGDDAGDQAGRMKQVGRMWLLFPNS from the coding sequence ATGTGGTTTGGGCCCCGGGTGGCCGGGTGGGTTGCTGCTGTTGCGGCGGCGGCGCTGCTTGCGGCGTGCGGTGGCGCGCCGACGCGGACTTCGTCGCTGAAGCCGCCGACCGGCTCGGCGATCGTGCCGGGTCAGGTCGCCGCGAAGCGGCTCACGCCGGTCGCGTGGCAGCAGGTGCCGGGCTGGCAGGACGATTCGCTGCTCGGCGCAACCGCCGCGCTGCGGCAGAACTGCGTGCGGCTTGCGCGCCAGCCGGCCTGGGCCCGCGCCTGCGCGGCCGCCGACCGGCTCGACGAGCTTGACGTCAGCAGTGCACGCACGTTCTTCGAAACGTATTTCACGCCGTTCCAGCTTGCGAACACCGACGGTACGCTCGACGGGCTCGTGACCGGCTATTACGAGCCGCTGCTGCACGGTTCGCGCGTGCGTCGCGGTCCGTATCAGTACGCGCTCTACCGCTGGCCGGCCGGTTATCGCGCGGGCGCCGCGCTCCCGGCACGCGCGCAGCTCGAGCGCGCCGGCATCCTGAACGGCAACGAACTCGTGTGGGTCGACGACCCGATCGAAGCGTTCTTCCTGCAGGTGCAGGGCTCGGGGCGCGTGCTGCTCGACGACGGTTCGGTGATGCGGGTCGGCTTCGGCGGCACCAACAACCAGCCGTACCGCTCGATCGGCAAGTGGCTGCTCGATCGTGGCGAGCTGACGCCCGCTCAGGCGACGATGCAGGGCATCAAGGCGTGGGCGAAGGCGAACCCGAACCGGGTCGACGCGTTGCTCGACACGAACCCGCGGTTCGTGTTCTTCCGCGACATGCCGACCAAGGAAGATGCACCGCACGGTGGCGCGGACGGCCCGATCGGCGCGCTGGGCGTGCCGCTGACGCCGGAGCGTTCGATCGCCGTCGACCCGTCGTCGATTCCGCTCGGCACCCCGGTGTTTCTGCAGACCACGCGCCCGCTGACGAATACGCCGATGAACCGGCTCGTGTTCGCGCAGGATACGGGTTCCGCGATCAAGGGCGGCGTGCGGGCCGACTATTTCTGGGGGCTCGGCGACGATGCGGGCGATCAGGCCGGGCGGATGAAGCAGGTCGGCCGGATGTGGCTGCTGTTCCCGAATTCGTGA
- the paaK gene encoding phenylacetate--CoA ligase PaaK, whose translation MTTPLPLEPIETASRDELTALQLERLKWSLRHAYDHSPVYRRKFDDAGVHPDDLKALADLSRFPFTTKSDLRDSYPFGMFAVPQDQISRIHASSGTTGKPTVVGYTAGDIDTWANLVARSIRAAGARRGDKVHVSYGYGLFTGGLGAHYGAERAGLTVIPFGGGQTEKQVQLIQDFRPDIIMVTPSYMLSIADEIERQGLDPVQSSLRIGIFGAEPWTNDMRVAIEQRMGIDAVDIYGLSEVMGPGVASECVETKDGPTIWEDHFYPEIIDPETGEVLPDGELGELVFTSLTKEALPIVRYRTRDLTRLLPGTARTMRRMEKITGRSDDMMIVRGVNVFPTQIEEQLLKQRALAPHYQIVLTKEGPLDVLTLNVEPCPETAPDTAAIHAAKQALAHDIKSLIGVTAVINVLPVNGIERSVGKARRVVDKRKG comes from the coding sequence ATGACTACCCCGCTACCGCTCGAGCCGATCGAGACCGCCTCACGCGACGAGCTGACCGCGCTGCAGCTCGAGCGCCTCAAGTGGTCGCTCCGGCATGCGTATGACCACTCCCCCGTCTATCGTCGCAAGTTCGACGACGCGGGCGTCCACCCGGACGACCTGAAGGCGCTCGCCGACCTGTCGCGCTTCCCGTTCACGACGAAGAGCGACCTGCGCGACAGTTACCCGTTCGGGATGTTCGCGGTGCCGCAGGACCAGATCTCGCGCATTCATGCGTCGTCGGGCACAACCGGCAAGCCGACGGTCGTCGGCTATACGGCCGGCGACATCGACACATGGGCGAATCTCGTCGCCCGCTCGATCCGCGCCGCCGGTGCGCGCCGCGGCGACAAGGTGCACGTCAGCTACGGTTATGGCTTGTTCACGGGCGGGCTCGGCGCGCACTACGGCGCCGAACGCGCAGGGCTGACCGTGATCCCGTTCGGTGGCGGCCAGACCGAGAAGCAGGTACAGCTGATCCAGGATTTCCGGCCCGACATCATCATGGTGACGCCGAGCTACATGCTGTCGATCGCCGACGAAATCGAGCGCCAGGGCCTCGATCCCGTGCAGAGTTCGCTGCGCATCGGCATCTTCGGCGCGGAACCCTGGACCAACGACATGCGCGTCGCGATCGAGCAGCGGATGGGCATCGACGCGGTCGACATTTACGGATTGTCCGAAGTGATGGGCCCCGGCGTCGCGTCCGAATGCGTCGAGACCAAGGACGGCCCGACCATCTGGGAAGACCACTTCTATCCGGAAATCATCGACCCTGAAACCGGCGAAGTGCTTCCGGACGGCGAACTCGGCGAGCTCGTATTCACGTCGCTGACGAAGGAGGCGCTGCCGATCGTCCGATACCGGACCCGCGACCTCACGCGGCTGTTGCCCGGCACTGCCCGAACGATGCGCCGGATGGAGAAGATCACGGGACGCTCGGACGACATGATGATCGTGCGCGGCGTCAACGTGTTCCCGACGCAAATCGAGGAGCAGTTGCTCAAGCAGCGCGCGCTCGCCCCGCACTATCAGATCGTGCTGACGAAGGAAGGCCCGCTCGACGTGCTGACGCTCAATGTCGAGCCTTGCCCCGAGACAGCCCCCGATACGGCGGCGATCCATGCGGCAAAGCAGGCGCTCGCACACGACATCAAGTCGCTGATCGGCGTGACGGCCGTGATTAACGTGCTGCCCGTGAACGGGATCGAGCGGTCGGTCGGCAAGGCGCGACGGGTCGTCGACAAGCGCAAGGGCTGA
- the paaI gene encoding hydroxyphenylacetyl-CoA thioesterase PaaI: MTNATATLDPDALARATARAMYDADACSRAFGMEITEVRAGYARLQMRVRPDFLNGHQTCHGGIIFTLADSTFAFACNSYNVNTVAAGCSIEFLRPVHGDDVLTAEAIEQARAGRQGIYDIRVTNQTGETVAMFRGKSAQIKGTVIPEDR; this comes from the coding sequence ATGACAAACGCCACTGCCACGCTCGATCCCGATGCGCTCGCCCGCGCCACCGCGCGGGCCATGTACGACGCCGATGCATGCAGCCGTGCGTTCGGGATGGAAATCACCGAAGTCCGCGCCGGCTACGCGCGCCTGCAGATGCGCGTGCGTCCCGACTTCCTGAACGGGCATCAGACCTGCCATGGCGGGATCATTTTCACGCTGGCCGATTCGACGTTCGCGTTCGCGTGCAACTCGTACAACGTGAATACCGTCGCGGCCGGCTGCTCGATCGAGTTCCTGCGCCCCGTGCACGGCGACGACGTGCTGACGGCCGAAGCGATCGAGCAGGCGCGCGCCGGCCGCCAGGGCATCTACGACATCCGCGTCACGAACCAGACCGGCGAAACCGTCGCGATGTTTCGCGGCAAATCCGCCCAGATCAAGGGCACGGTCATCCCGGAAGACCGCTGA
- the paaG gene encoding 2-(1,2-epoxy-1,2-dihydrophenyl)acetyl-CoA isomerase PaaG: MSYQAIQLEIDQASNVATITLNRPDKLNSFTRAMHRELQSALDDVEAAGARALILTGAGRGFCAGQDLADLDFTPGASTDLGTLIDEHFNPLIRRLQRLPIPVIAAVNGTAAGAGANLALACDLVFAARSSSFIQAFVKIGLVPDSGGTWFLPQRVGMARALGLALTGDKLGAEQAEQWGLIWRAVDDDTLAASAHQLATQLAQQPTLAIASIKQSMRASVTNTLDQQLDMERDLQRMLGQSHDYAEGVKAFIEKRAPRFEGR; encoded by the coding sequence ATGTCCTATCAGGCGATTCAGCTGGAAATCGATCAGGCCTCGAACGTAGCCACGATTACCCTCAACCGCCCCGACAAGCTGAACAGCTTTACGCGGGCGATGCATCGGGAGTTGCAGTCGGCACTCGATGATGTCGAGGCAGCCGGCGCGCGCGCGCTGATCCTGACAGGTGCGGGGCGCGGCTTCTGCGCGGGCCAGGACCTGGCCGATCTCGACTTCACGCCGGGCGCGTCCACCGATCTCGGCACGCTGATCGACGAGCACTTCAATCCACTGATCCGCCGCCTGCAGCGTCTGCCGATTCCGGTGATCGCCGCCGTCAACGGCACGGCGGCCGGTGCCGGTGCGAACCTCGCGCTCGCCTGCGATCTCGTGTTCGCCGCCCGCTCGAGCAGCTTTATCCAGGCCTTCGTCAAGATCGGTCTCGTGCCCGATTCGGGCGGTACGTGGTTCCTGCCGCAACGCGTCGGCATGGCACGCGCGCTGGGGCTCGCGCTGACCGGCGACAAGCTCGGGGCAGAACAGGCCGAGCAGTGGGGCTTGATCTGGCGCGCGGTCGACGACGACACGCTCGCTGCATCAGCCCACCAGCTTGCCACTCAGCTCGCGCAGCAGCCGACGCTCGCGATTGCGTCGATCAAGCAATCGATGCGTGCAAGTGTCACGAACACGCTCGACCAGCAACTCGACATGGAACGCGACCTGCAGCGCATGCTCGGCCAGTCTCACGACTACGCAGAAGGCGTGAAGGCGTTCATCGAGAAACGCGCGCCGCGCTTCGAGGGGCGTTGA